The region CGGAGAGTGATACCAATATGCAATTGGTTGTCAAACGTGACGGTCGGGAACAAGAGTTGACGGCATCGCTCGGTGCTAAAATGGATAGCCAATCGCGAACCGGTAATGGCAACCGAATGATGCGTGGCAATCGCGACTTGAATAATCGAGTCAATCAGCTGGAGCAGCAGCTCAACAGTTTGCGAACCACCATCGATGACTTGCGTCGTGACATTCAAACGACTGGTAACGAAGCAATCGAGTCAACTCGTCAACGCGGCGAAACGCTTTCGGATAACGTTGAAAACGAAGCTTACGAAGCAGCCAACGAAGTGAACGCTGCCGCTGAGAATGCGACCAGTACCGCGCGCGAAGCTGCTGCGGAAGCTTCGCAAACAACACGGGACGCCGTCCGCTCGACCGAAGCAGCCGCTAACGAAGCTGCGAAGTCGGCGACTGATGCCGCCCGTAATGCAACCGATGCCGCCCGGGAAACGGTGGAATCGGCAGGTAACGGTCTCGGCCTCGAACAGTAAGCCTCGAACAATAATTCGGCGAAAGCAGAAATTAATTTATAGACAGATGTGGCCGACTCGAACGGCCCGATCAAAGTACCCCGGTCACTGGCCGGGGTATTTTTTTTGGTCAGACCACATCGCCTTGATCACACTTTCGGCCACGAGTTGCCCACATGGAAGATCGCCGCCGGTTGTCGCTATACTCAGCATGATCCCAATCACCCCAGCGGAAAGAAATGAGCGACCAGAAGACGATCGAGAGCCTGCGGATGGCGTTGGAAGTCTCGCCCGACAACGTGCCTCTACGCCTGCATCTGGCCGAGATCCTTCTCGGTCTGCGGCAATATGAGGACTCGGAGACGCTGCTGCGAGCAGGACTCGTCAACCGCCCTGACCATGCGGAGTTGAAACTAGCGCTTGCGAATGCGTTTTATCTGCAACAAAAAGACAACGAAGCAATCGTCTTGGTTGAAACGATCGGTAAGCAAGACGCTAAGTATGCCGAAGCGTTATTGCTACAAGCGCGATTACTCGCTCGTGGTGGTGAAACGCGACAAGCGGCCAACGTGTACCGTTCGGCAATTGATGAAGATCCCGATTTAGTTGACGAGGCACTGGGGGAAGAATTAGGTGTCTTTCCTGCCCCGGCGTGGGGAGAGCCATCGGATCCCGAATCACAGCCCTGGCGGCAAGCACAGCCGGCCGGTGATCAGCAATTGACACCTCAATCGACTTTCGAGATCGAACGTCCGACAGTCTCGTTTGATGACGTCGGCGGAATGGATTCGATCAAGGAAGAGATTCGGATGAAGATCATTCATCCGCTCACGCACCCTGAAATTTACAAGGCGTACGGCAAATCGATCGGCGGTGGAATCTTGATGTATGGGCCGCCCGGTTGCGGCAAGACACACCTCGCACGGGCGACGGCAGGGCAGGTCAATGCGAAGTTCATGTCGGTCGGGATTCACCAGATTCTTGATATGTGGATTGGCAACAGTGAAAAGCAACTTCACGCGTTATTCGAACAGGCTCGTAAGAATTCGCCGTGTGTATTGTTTTTCGATGAGGTCGACGCGTTGGGGGCTTCGCGTACCGACATGAAAACAAGCGGTAGTCGTCACCTGATTAATCAGTTCCTCTCCGAACTTGACGGTATCAACGCATCCAACGAAGGCGTATTAATTCTCGCGGCAACGAACGCCCCTTGGCATCTTGATTCCGCCTTTCGTCGTCCCGGCCGTTTTGACAGAGTCTTGTTCGTTCCACCACCGGACCGGCCGGCGCGATCCGGAATCCTGGAAATCATGCTCGCCGGAAAACCGATCGATAAAGTCTCCTACGAAACTTTGGCGAAGAAGGCCGAAGGTTTCAGCGGTGCTGACTTAAAGGCCGTCGTCGACGTTGCGATCGAAGCCAAATTGTCGGAAGCAATGAAGGAAGGTATCCCCAAACCGCTCACGACCAAAGACCTTCAACAAGCGATGTCGAAGGTCAAACCTTCGACGAGCGAGTGGTTTTCGACGGCAAAGAATTATGCCCTCTTTTCGAATCAAGGTGGGGCCTACGACGATATCCTGGATTACCTGAAGCTGCGATAAAAACATGGATCAGTACGACTCGCTAATCAGTCGCGCGCAACTATTGGCCGCCCAAGATCGTTACGATCTTGCCGAAGAAGAATTAGGCAAAGCAATCGCACTCGATCCCGATCATGGTGCCGCTTATTCGATGCTGGCGCATATCAAGTGCGTCCAAGGTCAGAACCGTGAGGCAACGGAACTCGCCAAACGCGGCATCGCGATGGAACCGGACAACGCGTATGCCCATTACACGCTTGCCGCGGTTTACTATGAACGGGATCGGTATGACGAGGCATCAACGGCGGTAGACTCAGCGACGGAGTTGGATCCGACCGACCCCGATTTTCACAGTCTGAAGAGTCTCATCGCGCTCCAGCAATATCGCTGGCAGGACGCACTCGAGTCGGCCGAAATGGGGT is a window of Roseiconus lacunae DNA encoding:
- a CDS encoding AAA family ATPase — protein: MSDQKTIESLRMALEVSPDNVPLRLHLAEILLGLRQYEDSETLLRAGLVNRPDHAELKLALANAFYLQQKDNEAIVLVETIGKQDAKYAEALLLQARLLARGGETRQAANVYRSAIDEDPDLVDEALGEELGVFPAPAWGEPSDPESQPWRQAQPAGDQQLTPQSTFEIERPTVSFDDVGGMDSIKEEIRMKIIHPLTHPEIYKAYGKSIGGGILMYGPPGCGKTHLARATAGQVNAKFMSVGIHQILDMWIGNSEKQLHALFEQARKNSPCVLFFDEVDALGASRTDMKTSGSRHLINQFLSELDGINASNEGVLILAATNAPWHLDSAFRRPGRFDRVLFVPPPDRPARSGILEIMLAGKPIDKVSYETLAKKAEGFSGADLKAVVDVAIEAKLSEAMKEGIPKPLTTKDLQQAMSKVKPSTSEWFSTAKNYALFSNQGGAYDDILDYLKLR